A single genomic interval of Nocardioides nitrophenolicus harbors:
- the gatC gene encoding Asp-tRNA(Asn)/Glu-tRNA(Gln) amidotransferase subunit GatC has translation MSQLTRDEVAHLADLARIDLDDAELDHLAPQLNVILEAVASISGVAGDDVPPTSHPVPLTNVFREDVVVPGLTAEQALSGAPEAEEQRFRVPRILGDEQ, from the coding sequence ATGTCTCAACTCACCCGCGACGAGGTGGCCCACCTGGCCGACCTCGCCCGGATCGACCTCGACGACGCCGAGCTGGACCACCTGGCGCCCCAGCTCAACGTGATCCTCGAGGCGGTCGCGTCCATCAGCGGTGTGGCCGGCGACGACGTGCCGCCGACCTCCCACCCGGTCCCGCTCACCAACGTCTTCCGCGAGGACGTCGTGGTCCCGGGCCTGACCGCCGAGCAGGCGCTCTCCGGCGCGCCCGAGGCCGAGGAGCAGCGCTTCCGGGTGCCGCGGATCCTGGGGGACGAGCAGTGA
- the gatA gene encoding Asp-tRNA(Asn)/Glu-tRNA(Gln) amidotransferase subunit GatA, whose product MSELIKKTAVELAEALRAGEVTSVEVTQAHLDRIAAVDGDAESGVHAFLHVDAEGALAQAAESDARRAAGQTLAYLDGVPIAVKDVLATQGLPTTCGSKILEGWVPPYDATVVRKVKAAGLPILGKTNMDEFAMGSSTEHSAYGPTRNPWDQTRIPGGSGGGSAAAVAAFEAPLALGTDTGGSIRQPGAVTGTVGVKPTYGGVSRHGLVALANSLDQVGPVTRTVADSALLHELIGGHDPLDSTSVREPVGALYDAARQGATGDLSGLRVGVIKELAGDGWQAGVMQRFAETVDLLKELGAEVTEVSCPTFVHAMATYYLILPAECSSNLAKFDAMRYGLRVVPEGDPSAEAVMKATRDAGFGDEVKRRIMIGTYALSSGYYDAYYGQAQKVRTLISRDFAAAFENVDVLVSPTSPTTAFPLGDKLDDPLAMYLQDLATIPANLAGVPGISVPAGLADEDGLPVGFQVLAPALADDRLYRVGAAVEAALTSRWGGPILAQNGAI is encoded by the coding sequence GTGAGCGAGCTGATCAAGAAGACCGCGGTCGAGCTGGCCGAGGCGCTCCGTGCCGGCGAGGTCACCTCGGTGGAGGTCACCCAGGCGCACCTCGACCGGATCGCCGCGGTCGACGGCGACGCCGAGTCCGGCGTGCACGCCTTCCTCCACGTCGACGCCGAGGGCGCGCTCGCGCAGGCCGCCGAGTCCGACGCCCGCCGCGCCGCGGGCCAGACGCTGGCCTACCTCGACGGCGTCCCGATCGCCGTCAAGGACGTGCTGGCCACCCAGGGCCTGCCCACGACGTGCGGCTCGAAGATCCTCGAGGGCTGGGTGCCGCCGTACGACGCCACCGTGGTCCGCAAGGTGAAGGCCGCCGGGCTGCCGATCCTCGGCAAGACCAACATGGACGAGTTCGCGATGGGCTCCTCGACCGAGCACTCGGCGTACGGCCCGACCCGCAACCCGTGGGACCAGACCCGGATCCCGGGCGGCTCCGGCGGTGGCTCGGCCGCCGCCGTGGCGGCCTTCGAGGCCCCGCTGGCCCTCGGCACCGACACCGGCGGCTCGATCCGCCAGCCCGGCGCGGTCACGGGCACGGTCGGCGTGAAGCCGACCTACGGCGGGGTCTCGCGCCACGGCCTGGTCGCGCTCGCCAACAGCCTCGACCAGGTCGGTCCGGTCACCCGGACCGTCGCCGACTCGGCGCTGCTCCACGAGCTGATCGGCGGTCACGACCCGCTCGACTCGACGTCGGTCCGCGAGCCGGTCGGCGCGCTCTACGACGCCGCCCGCCAGGGTGCGACCGGCGACCTCTCCGGCCTGCGCGTCGGCGTCATCAAGGAGCTGGCCGGCGACGGCTGGCAGGCCGGCGTGATGCAGCGCTTCGCCGAGACCGTCGACCTGCTGAAGGAGCTGGGCGCCGAGGTCACCGAGGTGTCCTGCCCGACCTTCGTGCACGCGATGGCGACCTACTACCTCATCCTGCCGGCGGAGTGCTCCTCCAACCTCGCCAAGTTCGACGCCATGCGCTACGGCCTGCGCGTCGTACCCGAGGGCGACCCGAGCGCCGAGGCCGTGATGAAGGCGACCCGTGACGCCGGCTTCGGCGACGAGGTCAAGCGCCGGATCATGATCGGCACCTACGCGCTGTCGAGCGGCTACTACGACGCCTACTACGGCCAGGCGCAGAAGGTCCGCACCCTCATCTCGCGCGACTTCGCCGCAGCCTTCGAGAACGTCGACGTCCTGGTCTCGCCGACCTCGCCGACGACCGCGTTCCCGCTGGGCGACAAGCTCGACGACCCGCTGGCGATGTACCTGCAGGACCTCGCCACCATCCCGGCCAACCTGGCCGGCGTACCCGGCATCTCGGTGCCCGCCGGACTCGCCGACGAGGACGGCCTGCCGGTCGGCTTCCAGGTGCTGGCGCCGGCGCTCGCCGACGACCGGCTCTACCGCGTCGGCGCCGCCGTCGAGGCGGCCCTGACCTCCCGCTGGGGCGGTCCGATCCTTGCGCAGAACGGAGCGATCTGA
- the gatB gene encoding Asp-tRNA(Asn)/Glu-tRNA(Gln) amidotransferase subunit GatB → MMETLVPFDEVIAKYDPALGLEVHVELNTNTKMFCGCPTVFGGEPNTQVCPTCLGLPGAMPVVNGKAVESAIRIGLALNCSIAEWCRFARKNYFYPDMPKNFQTSQYDEPIAFDGWLDVEVEGETFRVEIERAHMEEDTGKSTHVGGATGRIHGAEYSLVDYNRAGIPLIEIVTRPILVPAEKAPAVARAYVGQLRDLILALGVSDARMDQGSIRADVNLSLAPKGADKLGTRSETKNVNSLRSVERAVRFEMSRHAGILDAGGAVLQETRHFHEDTGTTSSGREKSDAEDYRYFPEPDLVPVAPSREWVEELRGTLPENPTQKRARLQEEYGFSDLEMRDVWAAGALPLIEATVAEGTAPQSARKWWVAELLRRANDAGVELAEVGVTPKQVAEVQALVDAKTINDKLARQVFDGLIAGEGTAAEVIEKRGLALVSDDGPLLAAIDEALAAQPDIAEKIRGGNHAAAGAVIGAVMKATRGQADAARVRELILEKLA, encoded by the coding sequence CTGATGGAGACCCTGGTCCCGTTCGACGAGGTGATCGCGAAGTACGACCCCGCCCTCGGCCTCGAGGTGCACGTCGAGCTCAACACCAACACCAAGATGTTCTGCGGCTGCCCGACCGTCTTCGGCGGCGAGCCCAACACCCAGGTCTGCCCGACCTGCCTGGGCCTGCCCGGCGCGATGCCCGTCGTCAACGGCAAGGCCGTCGAGTCGGCGATCCGGATCGGGCTGGCGCTCAACTGCTCGATCGCCGAGTGGTGCCGGTTCGCGCGGAAGAACTACTTCTACCCGGACATGCCGAAGAACTTCCAGACCTCCCAGTACGACGAGCCGATCGCGTTCGACGGCTGGCTCGACGTCGAGGTCGAGGGCGAGACCTTCCGGGTCGAGATCGAGCGCGCCCACATGGAGGAGGACACCGGCAAGTCCACCCATGTCGGCGGCGCCACGGGGCGCATCCACGGCGCGGAGTACTCCCTCGTCGACTACAACCGCGCCGGCATCCCGCTGATCGAGATCGTCACCCGCCCGATCCTGGTGCCGGCCGAGAAGGCGCCCGCGGTGGCCCGCGCGTACGTCGGTCAGCTCCGCGACCTGATCCTCGCCCTCGGCGTCTCCGACGCCCGGATGGACCAGGGCTCGATCCGCGCCGACGTGAACCTCTCGCTGGCGCCGAAGGGTGCCGACAAGCTCGGCACCCGCTCGGAGACGAAGAACGTCAACTCGCTGCGCTCGGTCGAGCGCGCGGTCCGCTTCGAGATGTCGCGGCACGCCGGGATCCTCGACGCCGGGGGCGCCGTGCTGCAGGAGACGCGGCACTTCCACGAGGACACCGGCACCACCTCCTCGGGGCGTGAGAAGTCCGACGCCGAGGACTACCGCTACTTCCCCGAGCCCGACCTGGTGCCTGTCGCCCCGTCGCGCGAGTGGGTCGAGGAGCTGCGCGGCACCCTGCCCGAGAACCCGACCCAGAAGCGGGCCCGGCTGCAGGAGGAGTACGGCTTCTCCGACCTCGAGATGCGCGACGTCTGGGCCGCCGGCGCGCTGCCGCTGATCGAGGCCACGGTCGCCGAGGGCACCGCTCCGCAGTCGGCGCGCAAGTGGTGGGTGGCCGAGCTGCTGCGCCGCGCCAACGACGCCGGCGTCGAGCTGGCCGAGGTCGGCGTGACGCCGAAGCAGGTCGCCGAGGTGCAGGCGCTGGTCGACGCCAAGACGATCAACGACAAGCTCGCCCGCCAGGTCTTCGACGGCCTGATCGCCGGCGAGGGCACCGCCGCCGAGGTGATCGAGAAGCGCGGCCTGGCCCTGGTCTCCGACGACGGCCCGCTGCTCGCCGCCATCGACGAGGCGCTGGCCGCCCAGCCCGACATCGCCGAGAAGATCCGGGGCGGCAACCACGCCGCCGCTGGTGCCGTCATCGGCGCGGTCATGAAGGCCACCCGCGGCCAGGCCGACGCCGCGCGGGTGCGCGAGCTGATCCTGGAGAAGCTCGCCTGA
- a CDS encoding type II toxin-antitoxin system VapC family toxin — MIALDASVLIAVGDANDAHHRAAKGLMARRGDKPLVIGTLNLAEALVGPTKQARVEEFMRGLSAIGVTEVAFPADAATRLAHLRLTTRLSIPDCCVLLTAQQSGAAVATFDAGLRAAARSLGLQVLPDDEEPDPRS, encoded by the coding sequence ATGATCGCTCTCGACGCGAGCGTGCTGATCGCCGTTGGTGACGCGAACGACGCCCATCACCGCGCGGCCAAGGGACTCATGGCTCGTCGCGGCGACAAACCGCTGGTCATCGGCACGTTGAATCTCGCGGAGGCTCTCGTCGGTCCGACGAAGCAGGCACGAGTCGAGGAGTTCATGCGGGGCTTGTCAGCGATCGGAGTCACGGAGGTCGCCTTCCCCGCCGATGCCGCGACCCGTCTCGCACACCTTCGCCTGACGACCCGGCTGAGTATCCCCGACTGCTGTGTCCTCCTGACCGCCCAGCAGTCGGGCGCCGCCGTCGCCACCTTCGACGCCGGCCTGCGCGCCGCCGCCCGCTCCCTCGGCCTGCAGGTTCTTCCCGATGACGAGGAGCCGGATCCGCGGAGTTAG